The following nucleotide sequence is from Mycobacterium sp. Z3061.
CGGATCGTGTGGACGCATGCCGGCGATGGATCGCGCACCCGAACCGCGGCCGAGCCCCAGCAACACCGTCTCGGCCTGATCGTCGAGCGTGTGAGCCAGCAGCACCGGCCCGTCCCGGTGAGACTCCAGCGCGGCATAGCGGGCGGCGCGGGCGGCGGCTTCGGGGCCGCCATCGCCGGCCACCTCGACCCGCAGCACCTCCGCCGACCGACAGCCCAGCGAAACAGCTTGCGCCCGTGCGGTTTCGGCAACGCGGGCGGAATCCTCCTGCAAGCCGTGGTCGACGATCAGGGCGGTCGTGGGCCGCAGTGCGGCGGCAACGGCGGTCAACGCCAATGAATCCGGGCCGCCCGAGAGCGCCACACACCAGCTATCGGTGCCGCCGAGCTGGTTCTGCGCGAATTCGCTTACCGCCCTGCGCAGTTGGGCTACAGCACCCGGTCGATCCATCGCTGCGGGTGCTCGATCTCGCTAGGCTTGGGCAACGTCTCGGGACCCGTCCAAATCGCGTTGAACCGCTTCATCCCGACCCGGTCCACCACGTGGTCGACGAACGCCTTGCCGCGGGTGTACTGACTGAGTTTGGCCTCGAAGCCCAGCAGTGCACGCACCAGCCGCTGCAACGGCGGCTGCTTGCGCAGGCGGCGTTCGTCGAATTTGCGGCGGATCGCGGCGACCGACGGCACCACCACCGGCCCGACCGCGTCCATGACGTGCTCGGCGTGCCCTTCCAGCAAGGTTCCCAGGACCAGGAGTTGGTCCAGCGCCTGCCGTTGCGGCTCGGACTGAACCGCGCGCACCAGGCCCAGGATCCCCTCGGGGTGGGCCTCGTCGCGTCCCCGATTGCGGACGAACTCCGCGAGCCGGCCGGCCACCTCGCGGAGGTCTTCGGTCGGCTCCTGGGTCAGCAGGCTCAACGAGCTCGACATGTGCCCGGCGATCCACGGGTTGGCGGTGAACTGCACGCGGTGGGTCACTTCATGCAGGCACACCCACAGCCGGAAATCGGAGGGGTCCACCTTCAATTGGCGTTCCACGCCGATGACGTTGGGATACACCAGGAGCAGGGTGCCGGAGTCGGGACTGGTGAACGGGTCGTACTGCCCGAGGATGCCGGAGGAGACGAACGCCAGCACGGCACCCGTCTGGGCGCCGGTCAGCCGGCCGGTGACGAAACTGTGCGGCTTCTCGGCGCCGTTGGTCATGGCACGCATCGACTCGGCGGCCGCCCGTATCCATTCCCGCCGGTCCACGATGCGGGCCGGCGGCACCGTGTCCGCGGTGATCAGACCGGTGACTTCGCGAACCGGCGGCTCGGCCTGCTCGGCCGCCCGGCTCAACTCCTCCATCACCTGTCGACGCGTGTAATCAGAGGTGACCGGACCCCCGCGGGCCAGCTTCTCCCCCACCGTGGCGGCGAACCCCCAGTCGACGGCGTTGCCCATCGAAAGGCCGGACGACCGGGACGTCGAAGGGCTCATGTCGTGCACCCGCAGAACCACAGCTTGGTGGCCAGCGCGTCCATCGCGTTGCGGCCGTTGGGTCCGGCGTCGTTGGAGATGAAGGCGAAGGTCAGGACCCGTCCGCTGGCATCGTTGAGCAACCCGACCAGCGAGTTCACCGCCGTCAGTGAGCCGGTCTTGGCGCGCAGCCAACCGGCCGGGCCCATGGTGGTGGAGCGGTCCAAAAAGCGTTCGCCGAGGGTGCCGCTGCCGCCCGCGATCGGCAAGAGATCCAGTAGCGCCCGCAACGACGGCTGATCGGGTCCCGCCGCGGCCTGCATCACCCCATCCAGCGTCCGGGCCGTCAGACGGTCGTTCACCGACAGCCCGCTGGAGTCGACCAGCGCGGCTCCGCCGGTGTCGACATGGGCGGTGTTGAGCCTGCTGGTGACGGCGTCGACCGCGCCGGTGAAGCTCTGCGGCCGGTTGATGGCGGCGGCCACCTCACGGCCGATGCACTCAGCCATCACGTTGTCCGAGGCGTTCATCATCTGCGAAAGCCGCTGGATCAGCGGCGCCGACTGCACCACCGCCAGTTGCCGGGCCCCGGCGGGCGCGCTGGCGACGGTCACCGCCGCCGGGTCCAGACCCAGGGCGATCGCCAGCTGGCGTCCGGCGTCCAGCGCCGGGGTCTTGGAACGTCTCGAGTTGACGGTGGTCGGCTGGATCCGCCCGGCGTCGATCATTGCGGACTCGATCGGCGCCACGTCACCGTTGTCGATGTCGGCCGGGTCCCAGCCGGGCGCCAACCCGGGACCGCTGAACGCCGAGGTGTCGACCTGCACGGCCGTCGGGGTCATGCCGCTGCGGTGCACTTGTTCAACCAAGTCACTGATCCGCGCCGCACCCCGGTACCAGGTCTCGACACCGGGCGGCGCCGCCGACAACGTCGGATCCCCGGCGCCGACCAGCACCACCGGACCCTGGGCGGCCTGACCCGCCGCCACCACCCGGGTGCTGATCCGGGCCTGCCGGTCCAGGGTGAGCAGGGCCGCCGCCGCGGTCAGCACCTTGTTCGTCGACGCCGGCACCATCGGCAGGTCGTCGAGTTGCCGCCACAGTTCCTTGCCGGTCATCGCGTCGGTGATCCGGCCACCCAGCCGGCCCAGATTCGGGTCGGCGACGACGGCAGCCAGCGCCGCCGCCACCCCTGCGGCGCTGGGCGCGGGCGCATTGTCGGCGACCGGAGTCACCCCCGCCTTGACCGTCGGCGGCCGCGGCGGCGGAACCGGGGACCGCGCCCCGGCGACGCCGTGCCCGCCGGTGGTGAACAGCACGGCGGCCGCTACGACGGCAGCGACGAACGCGAGCACCACCAGCCCGACCAGCAGGTGGGTGGACTTGCGCCAGCGTTTGGGACCCATGTAGATCGCTGCACTCCTGTCTTTTCGTGTCCCATTCTGCCGAATCGGCCGCCAGGCAGTACCGCGGCACCTGCTCGACTACTGTGTACCCGTGCAATTCGACGTGACCATCGAAATTCCCAAGGGTCAGCGCAATAAGTACGAGATCGACCACGAGACCGGTCGCGTGCGCTTGGACCGCTACCTCCACACCCCGATGGCCTACCCGGCCGATTACGGCTTCATCGAGGACACCCTCGGTGAGGACGGGGACCCGCTGGACGCACTGGTGCTGCTGCCCCAGCCGGTGTTCCCGGGGGTGCTGATCGAGGTGCGGCCGGTGGCGATGTTCCGCATGGTCGACGAGAAAGGCGGCGACGACAAGGTGTTGTGCGTGCCGGCCGGTGACCACCGGTGGGACCACGTCCAGGACATCGACGACGTCCCCCCGTACGAGCTGAACGACATCAAGCACTTCTTCGAGCACTACAAGGACAACGAGCCGGGCAAGTTCGTGAAGGCGGCCGACTGGGTCGGCCGGGCCGAGGCCGAGGCCGAGGTTCAGCGTTCGATAGAGCGATTCCAGGCCGAAGGGCACTGAAGCTTCCGTCCGATAGTGTCGCCACGGTGACGGACGGCGCGGGCACCCCGGGAGCCACGGGAGCCACCGGAGCCTCGGTGGGACCGATCGCGCGCGGCAGTGTCGCACGGGTCGGCACCGCGACGGCGGTGACCGCGCTGTGCGGCTACGCGGTGATCTACCTCGCCGCGCGCGACCTCGCGCCGAGCGGCTTCTCCATCTTCGGCGTCTTCTGGGGCGCGTTCGGGCTGGTCACCGGGGCCGCTAACGGCCTGCTGCAGGAAACGACCCGGGAAGTCCGCGCTATGCAGTATCTGGACGTGCTCCCGGACGGCGCCCGCACCCATCCGCTGCGGGTCGCCGGCCTGGTCGGGCTGGCCTCGGCCGCCGTGATCGCGGCCAGCGCAGTGCTGTGGAGCGGCCGGGTCTTCGTCGAGGACCGCTGGTTGTCGGTCGCGCTGCTCAGCGTCGGTCTGGCGGGGTTCTGTCTGCACGCGACGCTGCTCGGCACGCTGGCCGGCGTCAACCGGTGGGGCCAGTACGGCGCCTTGATGGTGACCGACGCCGTCATCCGGGTGGCGGTCGCGACGGCGACCTTCGTACTCGGCTGGGGCCTGGTCGGGTTTCTGTGGGCGACGGTTGCCGGCTCGGTGGCCTGGCTGATCATCCTGGTGTCCTCGCCCGCGGCACGGACAGCAGCGCGCGTGCTGACGCCCGGCAGCACCGCGACGTTTCTGCGTGGTGCGGCCCACTCGATCACCGCGGCGGGGGCCAGCGCCATCCTGGTCATGGGGTTTCCGGTGCTACTCAAGCTGACGTCGACCGAGCTGGGCGCCCAGGGCGGCGTCGTGATCCTGGCGGTGACGCTGACCCGGGCGCCCCTATTGGTCCCGCTGACGGCAATGCAGGGCAACCTGATCGCGCATTTCGTCGACGAGCGCAGCCACCGGTTGCGGGCCCTGATCTCACCCGCCCTGCTCATCGCCGGCATCGGCGGGATGGGAGTGCTGCTCGCCGGCCTGATCGGTCCGTGGTTGTTGCGCTTCGCGTTCGGCGCGCAGTATCAGGCCAGTAGCGCGCTGCTGGCCTGGTTGACGGCCGCCGCGGTGGCGATCGCACTACTGACGCTCACCGGTGCGGCGTCGGTGGCCGCCGCGCTGCACCGGGCGTACTCGCTGGGGTGGGTCAGCGCCACGGTGGCCTCCGGGCTGCTGCTGGCGCTGCCGATCGCACTGGAGACGCGCACCGTCATCGGTTTGCTGTGCGGTCCCATGGTGGGAATCGCCGTCCATCTGATCGCGCTCGGGCGCGGCGAACGCGTGTA
It contains:
- a CDS encoding zinc-dependent metalloprotease, yielding MSPSTSRSSGLSMGNAVDWGFAATVGEKLARGGPVTSDYTRRQVMEELSRAAEQAEPPVREVTGLITADTVPPARIVDRREWIRAAAESMRAMTNGAEKPHSFVTGRLTGAQTGAVLAFVSSGILGQYDPFTSPDSGTLLLVYPNVIGVERQLKVDPSDFRLWVCLHEVTHRVQFTANPWIAGHMSSSLSLLTQEPTEDLREVAGRLAEFVRNRGRDEAHPEGILGLVRAVQSEPQRQALDQLLVLGTLLEGHAEHVMDAVGPVVVPSVAAIRRKFDERRLRKQPPLQRLVRALLGFEAKLSQYTRGKAFVDHVVDRVGMKRFNAIWTGPETLPKPSEIEHPQRWIDRVL
- the dacB gene encoding D-alanyl-D-alanine carboxypeptidase/D-alanyl-D-alanine-endopeptidase, encoding MGPKRWRKSTHLLVGLVVLAFVAAVVAAAVLFTTGGHGVAGARSPVPPPRPPTVKAGVTPVADNAPAPSAAGVAAALAAVVADPNLGRLGGRITDAMTGKELWRQLDDLPMVPASTNKVLTAAAALLTLDRQARISTRVVAAGQAAQGPVVLVGAGDPTLSAAPPGVETWYRGAARISDLVEQVHRSGMTPTAVQVDTSAFSGPGLAPGWDPADIDNGDVAPIESAMIDAGRIQPTTVNSRRSKTPALDAGRQLAIALGLDPAAVTVASAPAGARQLAVVQSAPLIQRLSQMMNASDNVMAECIGREVAAAINRPQSFTGAVDAVTSRLNTAHVDTGGAALVDSSGLSVNDRLTARTLDGVMQAAAGPDQPSLRALLDLLPIAGGSGTLGERFLDRSTTMGPAGWLRAKTGSLTAVNSLVGLLNDASGRVLTFAFISNDAGPNGRNAMDALATKLWFCGCTT
- a CDS encoding inorganic diphosphatase translates to MQFDVTIEIPKGQRNKYEIDHETGRVRLDRYLHTPMAYPADYGFIEDTLGEDGDPLDALVLLPQPVFPGVLIEVRPVAMFRMVDEKGGDDKVLCVPAGDHRWDHVQDIDDVPPYELNDIKHFFEHYKDNEPGKFVKAADWVGRAEAEAEVQRSIERFQAEGH